In Mixophyes fleayi isolate aMixFle1 chromosome 11, aMixFle1.hap1, whole genome shotgun sequence, one DNA window encodes the following:
- the LOC142106638 gene encoding olfactory receptor class A-like protein 4 yields MPIAIDTVFYIVLVAFGILGNTLVLLTVLSNAVEKKTMPASDLILTNLTIILLLLSLFRNVLVVTFQNGIDILFSTFWCRVFMFIWTLLRSMSVWGTFSVSVFHYISIKNHYVKLRRNALWTTVKALSILWVFNCLYYIPSLLYTARAEPNMTFSVQLISTSTRPVMGCVWNFPSPNSNLLFVTTSLVIHEVIPVVLMVTTNISTLYTLHQHSNTVAAQKTINRVASERKAALVITNLVVLFVICWGTNIVAANFYNFTKGSPSTVFLLTMANFGAYIFMGFSPLVLLIGHSKLRRKLVSLLCKPWKHQVNPTGYSPKCRRNVAIVKF; encoded by the coding sequence ATGCCCATTGCAATAGatacagtattttatattgttttggtgGCGTTCGGAATCCTGGGTAACACGCTAGTTCTGTTGACTGTATTAAGCAACGCAGTGGAGAAGAAGACAATGCCAGCTTCTGATCTTATACTGACCAACCTTACCATAATTCTCCTCCTGCTGTCCCTCTTCAGAAATGTTTTGGTTGTCACTTTCCAGAATGGTATAGACATACTATTCTCCACATTCTGGTGCCGGGTCTTCATGTttatttggactctcctgaggtcTATGAGTGTTTGGGGCACCTTTTCCGTTAGtgttttccattatatcagcATCAAGAACCACTATGTGAAGCTGAGAAGAAATGCTCTATGGACCACTGTTAAAGCCCTGTCCATCCTCTGGGTATTTAACTGCTTGTATTATATACCATCATTGTTGTATACTGCCCGCGCGGAGCCCAACATGACGTTTTCGGTGCAGCTAATAAGCACCAGTACCAGACCTGTGATGGGATGTGTATGGAACTTCCCCAGTCCTAATTCAAACCTTCTGTTTGTCACCACATCATTGGTCATTCATGAAGTCATTCCTGTTGTTCTTATGGTGACCACCAACATAAGTACCTTATATACCCTACATCAACACTCGAATACCGTAGCGGCGCAGAAAACCATCAACCGCGTGGCATCAGAGCGCAAAGCAGCCCTGGTGATCACCAACTTGGTAGTACTGTTTGTCATCTGCTGGGGAACCAACATCGTGGCAGCTAACTTCTATAACTTTACCAAAGGCTCACCGTCTACCGTGTTTCTGCTGACGATGGCAAACTTTGGAGCCTACATCTTCATGGGCTTTAGCCCTCTGGTGTTGCTGATTGGGCACAGCAAGTTGCGCAGGAAACTGGTTAGTCTACTTTGCAAACCATGGAAACATCAAGTCAATCCAACCGGATACTCACCAAAATGTAGAAGGAATGTCGCCATCGTTAAATTTTGA